A region of Arabidopsis thaliana chromosome 5, partial sequence DNA encodes the following proteins:
- a CDS encoding nuclease (unknown protein; BEST Arabidopsis thaliana protein match is: unknown protein (TAIR:AT5G41980.1); Has 448 Blast hits to 446 proteins in 74 species: Archae - 0; Bacteria - 0; Metazoa - 31; Fungi - 21; Plants - 396; Viruses - 0; Other Eukaryotes - 0 (source: NCBI BLink).) produces MAKPEIAVPRKIRESTRLYPYFKDCVGAIDDTHIFAMVSQKKMPSFRNRKGDISQNMLAACNFDVEFMYVLSGWEGSAHDSKVLNDALTRNSNRLPVPEEDESAEEVVEEVNDNNDEVLTTQDQQREYANQWRETIASNMWNNSIENS; encoded by the exons ATGGCTAAGCCTGAGATTGCAGTGCCtagaaaaattagagaaagTACGAGGCTTTATCCGTATTTTAAG gATTGTGTTGGAGCTATTGATGATACACATATCTTTGCAATggtatcacaaaaaaaaatgcctTCTTTTCGTAACAGAAAAGGTGATATATCGCAAAATATGTTGGCTGCTTGTAATTTTGATGTCGAATTCATGTATGTGCTTAGTGGATGGGAAGGTTCAGCTCATGACTCAAAAGTATTAAATGATGCTTTGACAAGGAACAGTAATCGACTACCAGTTCCAGAAG aagacgaaagtGCAGAAGAAGTTGTCGAAGAAGTTAATGACAATAATGATGAAGTTCTTACAACCCAAGATCAACAGAGAGAATATGCCAATCAGTGGAGAGAAACAATAGCATCAAACATGTGGAACAATTCAATTGAGAATTCATAG
- a CDS encoding alpha-(1,6)-fucosyltransferase (unknown protein; FUNCTIONS IN: molecular_function unknown; INVOLVED IN: biological_process unknown; LOCATED IN: endomembrane system; BEST Arabidopsis thaliana protein match is: unknown protein (TAIR:AT5G28910.2); Has 30201 Blast hits to 17322 proteins in 780 species: Archae - 12; Bacteria - 1396; Metazoa - 17338; Fungi - 3422; Plants - 5037; Viruses - 0; Other Eukaryotes - 2996 (source: NCBI BLink).) has translation MSMKSLNRMVSEKALKLGNSFPCQICVVGILCGICFTSLFLAALTSLGTFELAAFSLSASSSAFLPYNSTSHIIHMVSSMDRKLKWTNKAEKGDNDDQVKLLVSAWDNLVLNNEDFLKKLGMNKSDVPNAPHLENCEVISRVRERLDTRIANQSFPTWITGGDEQNYPLTRIVQSEIWIHQHPLDCENETVKFLVVDWETLPIYGSGAQITEMTGLLAIAINENRVLVANHYNRADHDGCRGSSRGRWSCYFLPETSEECRKRAFAVVREKEAWESGTVTGKQNYSSKVIWAGPIPKLWGKPWSYMKPTTEINGSLISKHRKMDRRWWRAQAVRYLMRFQTAYTCGLMNAARNTAFGKEAAEIVLSAGDWRKNKKKKVKTEIEEQVWSNHKPWVPRPMLSVHVRMGDKACEMRVAALEEYMHLADRIKDRFPELNKIWLSTEMKEVVDKSKDYDHWRFYYTEVARQVGNKSIAEYEASLGRETSTNYPLVNFLMASEADFFVGALGSTWCFLIDGMRNTGGKVMSGYLSVNKDRFW, from the exons ATGAGCATGAAGTCATTGAACAGAATGGTTTCAGAGAAAGCATTAAAACTTGGAAATTCATTTCCATGTCAAATCTGTGTAGTTGGGATTCTATGTGGAATCTGTTTCACTTCACTCTTCTTAGCAGCTCTTACTTCCCTTGGCACCTTCGAGCTCGCAGCCTTCTCTTTATCTGCCTCCTCCTCTGCTTTTCTTCCTTACAATTCCACTTCTCACATTATCC ATATGGTTTCAAGCATGGACCGGAAATTGAAATGGACGAACAAAGCTGAGAAAGGAGATAATGATGATCAAGTAAAACTTTTGGTCTCTGCTTGGGACAATTTAGTACTAAACAATGAAGACTTCTTGAAGAAACTAGGGATGAACAAATCCGATGTACCAAACGCTCCACATTTGGAGAATTGTGAGGTGATATCACGAGTTAGGGAGCGTTTAGATACACGGATAGCGAACCAGTCGTTTCCTACTTGG ATCACTGGAGGAGACGAACAGAACTATCCGTTAACTAGGATAGTACAAAGTGAGATATGGATTCATCAACATCCTTTGGACTGCGAAAACGAAACTGTCAAGTTCCTTGTAGTTGATTGGGAAACACTTCCTATTTATGGATCCGGAGCTCAGATCACTGAAATGACTGGTCTTCTCGCAATCGCTATAAACGAAAACCGAGTGCTTGTTGCAAATCATTATAACCGAGCAGATCATGATGGTTGCAGAG GTTCTTCTCGTGGAAGATGGTCATGCTATTTTCTACCTGAAACGTCGGAAGAGTGTCGGAAACGCGCGTTTGCGGTTGTAAGGGAGAAAGAAGCATGGGAGAGTGGTACTGTTACAGGGAAACAAAACTACAGCTCAAAGGTGATATGGGCTGGACCTATACCAAAACTATGGGGTAAGCCTTGGAGTTATATGAAGCCTACTACAGAAATCAACGGAAGTTTAATCTCTAAACACCGAAAAATGGATCGAAGATGGTGGAGAGCACAAGCAGTGAGATACTTGATGAGATTTCAAACTGCATACACTTGCGGTTTAATGAACGCTGCTCGAAACACCGCGTTTGGAAAAGAAGCTGCCGAGATTGTTCTTTCAGCGGGAGATTggagaaagaacaagaagaaaaaggttaaGACAGAGATTGAGGAACAAGTATGGTCGAACCACAAGCCGTGGGTTCCAAGGCCAATGCTAAGTGTGCACGTACGGATGGGAGACAAAGCGTGTGAGATGAGAGTCGCGGCTTTAGAAGAGTACATGCATTTAGCTGATCGGATCAAAGATCGATTTCCGGAGCTTAACAAGATCTGGTTGTCTACAGAGATGAAGGAAGTTGTGGACAAAAGTAAAGATTATGATCATTGGAGATTCTATTACACGGAAGTGGCGAGACAAGTTGGTAATAAGTCGATTGCTGAGTATGAAGCTAGCCTTGGGAGAGAGACAAGCACGAACTATCCTCTTGTTAACTTCTTAATGGCGTCAGAAGCTGATTTTTTCGTTGGAGCTTTGGGTTCCACTTGGTGTTTCCTCATCGATGGTATGAGGAATACTGGTGGGAAAGTCATGTCCGGTTATCTTAGTGTCAATAAAGATCGGTTCTGGTAA